The genomic window caaaaataaatgttgaaaaaaaataaaataaaataaaatcataaagtcTGGCTGGCAggtgggatgaatgaatgaactgctGGACTAACAGAGCGTGCGTAGGTAAGTGGGGAAATGAAGGAACGTACCACTGCCAAGAGCACCCTGGGTGGCGCCTTCCAGAGGACAGGGATTCCTGTTTGTTTAGGACCCGTGTGGGGATTCCATGGACTCTACGggtgaaatgttttcaaaatcattttcaaaaatttgtgACTGAGAaacaagaatatttataaatcaaatcATGGCAAGACACTTGTAAGTGTACCTCTACGATTCGGTCCACACAAACATACTTATTTATACCTAGTTCCTGGGTAATCAGTTTTTGAGATGTTCAATGTTTTTGCTTCACCACCTGTATTAGAGGGCCATTACTTCCCCCAATTGAAAGCAAAATAGGTCTGCTATCACCATCAATATTCTTTAACCTTGCACTTGAAGgaagcttttaaagaaaaaaggctgGGAGAGCTTTAAGATCCCATGCAGAGTTTCTTAACCTTAGTTACATGTTTGAATTACCTGGGGAGGCTTTCTAAAGTCTTGAGGCTCAGGCTGTACCTTAAATCTACTACCTTACAGTCTCTGGAGATGGGACCCAagcatcagcttttttttttcttttttaaaaaaggtctcttttttcttttttttaaatctttctttctttcttttctttctttctctctccccttcctccctccctcccttccttccttccttccttccttccttccttcccttccttcctttccttccttcctttttcttccttcctctgtttgtTTGGcgtccatatttttttttttttttaaatttttttttttcaacgtttatttattttcgggacagagagagacagagcatgaatgggggaggggcagagagagagggagacacagaatcggaaacaggctacaggctccgagccatcagcccagagcccgacgcggggctcgaactcacggaccgcgagatcgtgacctggctgaagtcggacttggcgtccatatttttaaagctcccccaAGTGATTCCCATGTGCCGCCaaaggctgagaaccactgttcaACCCACCCACAGCTGAGACCATTGAACGACTCACCGTGCACACGTGAGCGTGTTTGTTGTGTTCCCTGCAGCAGTCCGCTCTGCAACCCGCCCGTGTCTCATTCTGATCCCTCCCCAAGGGCTCCTTCCTCCTTCGCACTTATTTCTGTCTTGGCAATCATGGATGGCTCATGGGCATGTCCATGAGGATCCGATTCAGGTGAATTAGGCTATCATTCTGTGCTAGCTAGCACTTTGGGAAAGCTGTATTTCTCCACTCATGAACTTTGAACTGAACTTCTGTGCCTACAAGAAATTTCAGGGATTGAGCAGAGCAGATAGTTGAAATCAATCACAGGGAGGTTGCACACCATCCTGAACCCGAGCTGGCCGTTCTCCCTTATCAGTTATGTAGAGAAACGAAAGCTGCCTAGGGACACCCCACCCTCGGTCCGTGGACATGCTTCCCCTCAGTCCCGCGCGTTGGCACTCCGATCTTTGCCCCAGTAAAACCCCGGCCCATTTCGCCGGCCGAGCCACACTCTGCGGTGCTCCCCACTGCAGCAGCTTTAACAGTGCTTGCCTTCTACCTACCGAGTCTCCGTGTCTGCTTCCCCAGTTTGGTTTGTGGGCTAGGCCATTTCACTGGATCTTTTGGAAAAACAGTGTGGGGATGCCCACCCAGAAACTCTCTCTTCCTAGGATTTGGCGGTAGCTGGTGCGGAGGAGGACTCAGAGAGGGCAGACCTCCCCAGCTCGTCTCTCGTGCCCCACCGCCAGTCCTACGCCCACCCACCAGGCAGGGTTCCCGCAGCGATTGAACCAAGAGACCTGCACACAGCGCGGGTGGATTGCAGTTATGTATTCAGTTTCCTACCGACTTAACTAACATGGGCCgcgggaagagaggagagaaacactGGAAGAGCTGCCTGACTGAAGTAGGTGCCTTTCACTAAGTCATGCGTTCCTACGCTTTACAAAAGCATCTTCCTACAGGAAAAGCGACTCCCGCAGGGATAGCAGGGGCTGCAAGGGTCACAGGGGTTGCAGGGGTTGCAGGGGCTGCAGGGGCTGCAGGGGCTGCAGGGGTTGCAAGGGTTGCAAGGGTTGCAGGGAGAGGTGCAGGGGTAGCAGGGAGACTCGATCTTGACGCAACTGCCGAGCCCGTAGGAGTACGTCACGTCTTTCTCGTCCACGCAGGGCGGCAGGCTGAACTCTTTGCAGATGTTCATGTAGCTGTACTTTTTCGATCCGAGGCAGTCGTACCTGTTCTCCCGCTCTGCCGACACGCACACCTTTCCGTCCTTCACCCGAACTTTGACTTGATCCGGTTCAAAGCCGCACACGTTTACCGATCCTAAAATGTTACTGCTACAGCAAGAGGAGGCCAGAATTCTATTTGTTGTTCTTCTCAATCTGGAAGTTAGAAAaaaggagagggtgggaggaagaagcTCAGATCTCAGACACAGCTTGAGAAGCAATATTTTGatctgtttttcattattattattataatttttttttttttttaagttagcccTGGGCCCctcttggggcttgaactcagatcAAAGGTCAAGGGTCACATAgtctaccacctgagccagccaggcgcctgatctctcttttttttttttttttttttttttaatagtaaaaggAACACTAGTCATTCTGAAAAGTCAAACTTTTCCCCAAGTGTATAAAGGAAACGCTGAGAGTCCACCCGTGTAAATCGCATTCTGCCACAGGTAAACCTCTGTTAACAACAGATGGTTGCTTGAAGTTCCAGATCTTTCTCTTGCATTTAAATCCCAGATCCTCCTTTTATTAATTGTGGAAACTtgcttagtttcctcatctgtaaaatggaaataataacagtacctacacCATAGGTTTTTTGGAAGATTAGATGAAATGATGAGCGTTGCTTAAGATTGTGCTTAGTGCGTTAGAAATCTTGCTTAATTATTACTGTGATcgttattattactactattatatGTAGACTCTTAAGAGTTTTTTTAAGGGGATGCAACTAATAAGATatcatttaaaatcattataAAGATGTCTTTCAGCCTCAGAACCCAGCCCTGCTACCCACAAGATTGGAGCCACCCTGGGCTGTCACACAGACCCAGCCTGAAAGTTCCATCAACAAATGACAAGGCAAAAGTGCCCTGACTCTGCCCTGCCCACCGGGGCCTGTCTCTTCCTGCCACTGTGAGACTGCTCCAAATGCTGGATGGCTGGCACCCTCTGGAACAGTGAGCTTGGAGGGGTCGTGAACCGGATCCGGGTCCCATCAGCGTGCAAGGGCTAATTTTGTACCTCCCTGGCCCCCTCCTACCCCCTGACCTCCTGTTGACCCTTGAAATCCATGTGATGGGGTATTTATACTATGGAAATGGGAAAACTCTACAAATGAGGGCTTTTTATCtcctgtctcccacccccacGTGGCTAGCTGTTAAATACCACTGTCTGCGGCCCCTGGAGCGGCAAACACGGGTCCCCGGGGTCCCTATAGAGCTGCCTTGTTGCCGCTCAACAGTCCTGTGTGAATCCttcataataacaaaataacaacagcagctCAGGCTAATTGAACACCCGTGGTGTGTCGAGAACTAGTAACACAAAGTGCCTAAgggcacaggctctggagccagagcATTTAGGTTCAAGCGTTGGTTCTGCCGCGTGGACAAATTACTTcgattctctgtgcctcagtttcctcatctgtcaaattgGGACAAGAGTAGTAACCTACTTCTAGGGTTGTTGGGAGGTTTAAATCAGTTAATGAACGAAAAGGATTTATTGTAGTGCTTGGCACACAGGTTGGGCAGCCCGGCATTAGCCTTACGTGCTCTGGCTTTCCCTAGGgtccattttctttctacttgGCGATCCTTCCAAAGACAACCTAATGTTCTGAAATGGTCTTCTTTTTAtcctttaacataaaaaaaaaattttttttttaaactccgtGTTCTAAGAGACACCTGGCACATCTTGCAACACTTGGCCTCCAAAGGAAGGTTTTGGAGCACgtgatttctagaactttttccaGTTTGACAAGTCTGAACTTTGCAGTTGGATGATTGGTTTGAGAGACCTTTTTAGTTCTTGCCTTTTAGGCTGAATTTTGTTTGTACCCTGCTTTTTGTTAAGGAAGTTGTATGAGTTCATtgtagaaaacttagaaaatatacagataagcaaaaaaaaaaaggaataggtcGCAAAATACCTGTAATCGTACAGAGCATCTCACATTTTGGTGCTCgattttcctgtgtgtgtgtgtgtgtatttctacaTACATATGTAGATTCTTGTGTGTGTTCTTATGAAGTCATGCTCTACGTACTGAtctgaatctgtatttttcacaTGGTTGGCTTAACAAGCGTGAGCCCTTGTACCAAAGGTTCCGAAGCAAGGCTCTTAGAGGCTAATTTGCAAAATGACGCAATGGACTGCTGTCCTGGAAGACACCAAGGCCAACAGAAACAGCTTGCGCAAGGCACCCAGAGGACTGTGAGGGTCACTGAGCTGCATTTCCGCCTCCGGCCCCAAGGAACCTGGGGAGCATGGGGTACAGATGTCTTTCATGCCCTGGGTGTGCCAGGGTACCCACGGGCCATACTAAGGAGAAAGCAAGAGAactggactaaaaaaaaaaaaaaaaaaaaaaaggtctttatctctgtggaaaaaacaaaacaggagaaaacGCACTCTACTTTCCCtggatgggcagagaggagcTCACAAAGATGTCCCTCGCCCTCTCTGGATGGGCCAGGACCGGGAAGCCTGAACAGCCAAAGGCAAGAGTGAAACAGAGAGCAGAATGGGTGCCCCTGGATCTCTCCGGAACCTCCCATGGTGTGGACGTGGAATGAGAAACCTCAAACCCTGGCACGAAGGACCACAAAGGTCCTCACAAAACAGGACCAAGGATCCCAGGCAGGGGTGCCAGGACCCCTCACTACTGCTAAACTGATTCTGCTGAaggcctcctgccctcccagatATGGATCTGGGAGCCAGTTCTACAAGCCAAAGTGGGCTTCCAgatccttctcctccctcctgtcATCAATCTGAAGTCTTGGAGTGCAATtgcatgttgttgttgttgctcagattccccctctttctctggccgGGTCACTCTGGCCCCTTTGCCCCTGCGGCAGCTGCACAGAGGTCTCACAAATCTGAGTCTTTGGGAAATTGCCTAAAAATTCTAGGCCAAGGGAGGTGTCTCCTTCCTTTGGCTTCTTGGTCGGGGCTGatctgtggggtggggtggctttAGGAGAAATTGCAGGAGCCACATTTTACTTGTCAGATTTAACTGACTCCTGTCTGGCCAGGTACCTATCACCCCATAAGGGATTTTCCATGGCTCTGTAGTGTTCTGGGCAaaggtggtgggggcgggggggggggggttgcctcCTATAATTGTTATTGTGAGGCTGGAGCTTGGCCACAGCAAACATAGGGAAATCAGCCCCCTGGCTCGTTGCAGAATCCTCTCAGGGAAGCTGAGGGAAAGCGAGTGGACAGATGGGGTCCATGACTGCCACTCGGGAATACACGTCTTCTCCCTACTCGAGCTGCAGTTCACCTGAGTGTATCATCACCAACCTCCCGAATGTGCAACATGCTGCCCTCAGCAACGGTGAGCTGTACGGTCAGCCATTTTCACAAAGCCATAAGTGAGCTTCAGCCTGGtgctgaatgaaataatgaaggtGTC from Lynx canadensis isolate LIC74 chromosome F2, mLynCan4.pri.v2, whole genome shotgun sequence includes these protein-coding regions:
- the ODF1 gene encoding outer dense fiber protein 1, which produces MAALSCLLDSVRRDIKKVDRELRQLRCIDECTRCLCDLYMHPYCCCDLHPYPYCLCYSKRARSCGLCDLYPCCLCDVKLYCLRPSLRSLERKAIRAIEDEKRELAKLRRTTNRILASSCCSSNILGSVNVCGFEPDQVKVRVKDGKVCVSAERENRYDCLGSKKYSYMNICKEFSLPPCVDEKDVTYSYGLGSCVKIESPCYPCTSPCNPCNPCNPCSPCSPCSPCNPCNPCDPCSPCYPCGSRFSCRKMLL